One Sphingopyxis macrogoltabida genomic region harbors:
- a CDS encoding DUF7146 domain-containing protein, translating to MSVALSTLHDSELEAAGAALVRGLGGFWQGSTGMCRCPAHDDRTPSLSVRVGDTRLLFKCFAGCDTRDVLRAIRRLDPNALGAKGNGIAKQFKLDRWLQKRAFDLWRVGRPINWTIAETYLRNRSIHIALDSLRFCDRTPLGKGKAARFRPAMLAAVTDDSGLLAVQRTFLDARGRRARDLRHPRRLLGNPCAGAVRLASATETLGIAEGVETAVSAMILLGIPVWATLGNERLPHVAIPKSVNRLILLPDNDNAGRLAVPLATEAYTAPGRQIGTIWPWHGRNDWNDVLREGGKGVGDWRRRVA from the coding sequence ATGTCTGTTGCCCTTTCGACTCTCCATGATTCCGAATTGGAGGCTGCCGGGGCCGCACTGGTCAGGGGCCTTGGCGGTTTCTGGCAGGGGTCGACTGGAATGTGTCGCTGCCCAGCCCACGATGACCGAACGCCGAGCCTATCGGTTCGCGTTGGCGACACCCGACTCTTGTTCAAATGCTTTGCCGGCTGCGACACGCGCGACGTGCTGCGCGCCATTCGGCGGCTCGATCCGAATGCCTTGGGCGCAAAGGGCAATGGAATCGCCAAGCAGTTCAAGCTCGACCGATGGCTGCAAAAGCGCGCCTTCGATCTTTGGAGGGTCGGACGGCCGATAAATTGGACTATCGCCGAGACCTACCTACGCAATCGGTCGATTCACATCGCGCTCGACTCTTTGCGCTTCTGCGACCGAACTCCGCTCGGCAAGGGCAAGGCGGCACGGTTTCGCCCGGCGATGCTCGCCGCCGTTACCGACGATTCCGGTCTGCTCGCCGTCCAGAGGACCTTTCTCGATGCCCGCGGGCGGCGTGCACGCGACCTTCGCCATCCTCGACGCCTGCTAGGCAACCCCTGCGCCGGTGCTGTTCGGCTCGCTTCCGCCACCGAGACGCTTGGGATTGCCGAAGGTGTCGAGACAGCGGTTTCGGCGATGATTCTGCTCGGCATCCCGGTCTGGGCGACGCTCGGCAATGAACGCCTCCCCCATGTTGCCATCCCGAAATCCGTGAACCGCCTCATCCTGCTCCCCGACAATGACAATGCGGGACGCTTGGCCGTGCCGCTTGCAACCGAGGCCTATACGGCACCCGGGCGGCAGATCGGCACGATCTGGCCGTGGCACGGGCGGAACGACTGGAACGATGTCCTACGGGAAGGAGGGAAGGGGGTGGGGGACTGGCGGCGCCGAGTGGCCTGA
- a CDS encoding helix-turn-helix domain-containing protein, with translation MQDLDLSRSEIVFMEPLTVRIPTAVELTGLSRSRIYELIVSGDLEVVKVGRSTLVLYTSLKALIGR, from the coding sequence ATGCAGGATCTCGATTTGTCACGGTCCGAAATCGTCTTCATGGAGCCATTGACCGTGCGGATTCCGACCGCAGTCGAACTGACAGGGCTCAGTCGGTCAAGAATCTACGAGTTGATCGTGTCCGGCGACCTTGAGGTCGTCAAAGTCGGCCGGTCCACGCTGGTCCTCTATACGAGCCTCAAGGCCCTGATCGGCCGCTAG
- a CDS encoding tyrosine-type recombinase/integrase, with the protein MSLTHIQISNAKPKEKAYKMADADALYLVVRPSGAKVWRMNYRYLERQKTLYFGSWPDVGIASARELRDEARKKLVAGLDPAAEKKVARITQKIAQDNTFKAIAEEWLVKIEREERAPVTLRKVRWLLDIAEPMIGSRPISKLTAQEILAVLRKVEANGRYESARRMRSVISRVFRYAIATARADRDLAADLRGALITPKVKHHAAITAPKEVGALLRAIDGYAGHELTAVALRLTPHLFVRPGELRQAEWAEIDSHDAVWSIPAEKMKMRRSLCVPLSRQVLAMLEELHALTGHGRYLFPSFRTPRRCMSENTVSAALRRLGYSREEMTAHGFRATAATLLNQMGMWHPDAIERQLAHLDANATRRVYTRGEYWDERVRMMQHWSDYLDELRDGAQILRPAFGKSATSTA; encoded by the coding sequence ATGTCGCTTACCCACATCCAGATTTCGAACGCTAAGCCCAAGGAAAAAGCCTATAAAATGGCTGACGCCGACGCCCTGTACCTCGTGGTCAGGCCGAGCGGCGCAAAAGTCTGGCGAATGAACTATCGCTATCTCGAACGGCAAAAGACGCTGTATTTCGGGTCGTGGCCCGATGTCGGCATCGCGTCCGCTCGGGAACTTCGCGACGAGGCGCGCAAGAAGCTTGTCGCCGGGCTTGATCCCGCAGCGGAGAAGAAGGTCGCGCGGATCACCCAGAAGATCGCGCAGGACAATACGTTCAAGGCGATCGCCGAGGAATGGCTGGTGAAAATCGAACGAGAAGAGCGCGCGCCAGTCACGCTTCGGAAGGTGCGATGGCTCCTCGACATCGCCGAACCGATGATCGGCAGTCGCCCGATATCGAAACTCACCGCGCAGGAAATCCTGGCCGTTCTCCGTAAAGTCGAGGCGAACGGCCGATATGAAAGCGCGCGGCGCATGCGGAGCGTGATTAGCCGAGTGTTCCGCTACGCCATTGCGACCGCAAGGGCCGACCGCGATCTGGCGGCCGATCTCCGTGGTGCGCTGATCACTCCGAAGGTGAAGCACCACGCCGCCATCACGGCCCCGAAGGAAGTCGGCGCGCTGCTCCGCGCGATCGATGGCTACGCTGGTCACGAGCTCACCGCGGTCGCGCTTCGATTGACGCCGCATCTTTTCGTCAGACCGGGCGAACTGCGCCAGGCAGAATGGGCGGAGATTGATTCCCATGATGCCGTCTGGTCGATCCCGGCAGAGAAGATGAAAATGCGCCGCTCGCTTTGCGTCCCCCTGTCACGGCAAGTTCTTGCGATGCTCGAAGAGCTCCACGCCCTTACCGGCCATGGGAGATACCTCTTTCCGTCCTTTCGGACGCCCCGCCGTTGCATGTCGGAGAATACTGTCAGCGCCGCGCTTCGGCGGCTGGGCTACAGCCGTGAGGAGATGACGGCTCATGGATTCCGCGCGACGGCCGCCACTCTCCTCAATCAGATGGGAATGTGGCACCCGGATGCGATCGAAAGGCAACTGGCACATCTCGATGCCAATGCGACGCGCCGGGTCTACACCCGCGGCGAATATTGGGACGAACGTGTTCGCATGATGCAGCATTGGTCCGATTATCTCGACGAGCTGCGCGATGGGGCGCAAATTCTGCGCCCCGCCTTCGGCAAGAGTGCGACCTCGACCGCCTAG
- a CDS encoding complex I NDUFA9 subunit family protein, producing the protein MQKLDGQLITVLGGGGFLGRYVVQRLLSRGARVRIAEREPRKAVFLKPLGGLGQTQFVAADVRDAASVARAVAGSDAVINLAGSFDDMAAVQADGAGHVATAAKAAGVPTLVHISAIGADSGSASAYGRSKGDGEAAVRAAFPQAAILRPSILFGREDHFINRFAMMMRLSPVIPVIAPKAKFQPVYVGDAADAVVAALAPGAAGKTFELGGPEVLTMAALQRRVADATGRKPLFVDIPDAVASALASGLGWAPGAPITKDQWLMLQTDNIVAAGASGLAQLGVTPTALADVTEGWLVQYRRHGRFAQAAS; encoded by the coding sequence ATGCAAAAGCTCGACGGGCAATTGATCACGGTGCTGGGCGGCGGCGGCTTCCTCGGCCGCTATGTCGTGCAACGCCTGCTGTCGCGCGGCGCGCGCGTGCGCATCGCCGAACGCGAACCGCGCAAGGCGGTCTTCCTGAAGCCGCTCGGCGGTCTCGGCCAGACGCAGTTCGTTGCCGCCGACGTCCGCGATGCCGCCAGCGTCGCGCGCGCCGTTGCCGGAAGCGATGCGGTGATCAACCTCGCCGGCAGCTTCGACGATATGGCGGCGGTGCAGGCGGATGGCGCCGGCCATGTTGCGACGGCGGCGAAGGCGGCCGGGGTTCCGACGCTGGTCCATATCTCGGCGATCGGCGCCGACAGCGGTAGCGCCTCCGCCTATGGCCGCAGCAAGGGCGACGGCGAGGCCGCAGTCCGCGCCGCCTTTCCCCAAGCGGCCATCCTGCGCCCGTCCATTCTCTTCGGCCGCGAAGACCACTTCATCAACCGGTTCGCGATGATGATGCGCCTGTCGCCGGTCATTCCGGTGATCGCGCCGAAGGCGAAATTCCAGCCGGTCTATGTCGGCGACGCCGCCGATGCCGTCGTCGCGGCGCTCGCCCCGGGCGCGGCGGGCAAGACCTTCGAACTCGGCGGGCCCGAGGTGCTTACGATGGCCGCATTGCAACGGCGGGTCGCCGACGCGACGGGACGCAAGCCGCTGTTCGTCGACATCCCCGACGCGGTTGCATCGGCGCTTGCCAGCGGGCTGGGCTGGGCGCCCGGCGCGCCGATCACCAAGGATCAGTGGCTGATGCTCCAGACCGACAATATCGTCGCAGCGGGTGCGAGCGGCCTGGCGCAGCTTGGCGTCACCCCGACCGCGCTCGCCGATGTGACCGAGGGCTGGTTGGTCCAGTATCGCCGCCATGGCCGCTTCGCGCAGGCGGCGTCGTAA
- a CDS encoding DUF6356 family protein, translating into MFKRLFVDHPKAVDESYAEHFGVASRFGLTMIWGGACALVHAVVPGWCITTGSDTIRRLNKIMVEQRAAKGQAAMQMNTVDWVI; encoded by the coding sequence ATGTTCAAGCGCCTGTTCGTCGATCACCCCAAGGCCGTCGATGAAAGCTATGCCGAACATTTCGGCGTCGCATCGCGCTTTGGCCTGACAATGATCTGGGGCGGCGCCTGCGCGCTGGTCCACGCCGTGGTTCCCGGCTGGTGCATCACCACCGGCAGCGACACGATCCGCCGTCTCAACAAGATCATGGTCGAACAGCGCGCCGCCAAGGGGCAGGCCGCGATGCAGATGAACACGGTCGATTGGGTCATCTGA
- a CDS encoding alpha/beta fold hydrolase has protein sequence MSDAPDYLDRAARPRLAYRFVAGTGPTIVFLPGYMSDMAGGKATALFDWAAAEGQACLLLDYAGCGLSDGLFGEQTLLDWRGDVLDLIDAKAEGAVVLVGSSMGGWLMLLTALALVQRDGPARVAGLVGIAAAPDFTDWGFTPEEKAIILAEGELREETPYSDQPYVTTRAFWQSGEANHLLDGDIPLACPVRLLHGEEDGDVPPDISVRLSAALASEDVQVTLVKGGDHRLSRDTDIALLIDTVARIATN, from the coding sequence GTGTCCGACGCCCCCGATTATCTCGACCGCGCGGCGCGGCCGCGGCTCGCCTATCGCTTTGTGGCGGGTACCGGTCCGACGATCGTGTTCCTGCCCGGCTATATGTCCGACATGGCGGGAGGCAAGGCGACCGCGCTGTTCGATTGGGCAGCGGCCGAAGGGCAGGCCTGCCTGCTTCTCGATTACGCCGGCTGCGGGCTGTCGGACGGGCTGTTCGGCGAACAGACACTGCTCGACTGGCGCGGCGATGTACTCGACCTGATCGACGCGAAGGCCGAGGGAGCGGTGGTCCTCGTCGGATCGTCGATGGGCGGGTGGCTGATGCTGCTCACCGCGCTCGCGCTGGTGCAGCGCGACGGGCCGGCGCGGGTCGCGGGACTGGTCGGCATCGCCGCAGCGCCCGATTTCACCGATTGGGGCTTCACCCCCGAAGAGAAAGCGATCATTCTTGCCGAGGGCGAACTGCGCGAGGAGACGCCGTACAGCGACCAGCCCTATGTGACGACGCGTGCCTTCTGGCAGTCGGGCGAGGCGAACCACCTCCTCGACGGCGACATTCCCCTCGCCTGCCCCGTGCGCCTGCTTCACGGCGAGGAGGACGGCGACGTTCCGCCGGATATCAGTGTCCGGCTGTCCGCCGCGCTCGCCAGCGAGGATGTGCAGGTGACGCTCGTCAAGGGCGGCGACCACCGGCTATCGCGCGATACCGATATCGCGCTGCTGATCGACACCGTCGCGCGTATCGCGACAAATTAG
- a CDS encoding acyl-CoA thioesterase, with amino-acid sequence MARSDFKFSVTKRVRYAEIDAQAVVFNSRYLEYFDIGITEYWRAAGVYERWSALESPEFHVARAEVDYKAPILLDEEIDICVRCSRVGRSSMTFLFELHGAGRDDLRASGLEVSVHVEEARGATAPVPDAFVNLFEAFEGRSLRA; translated from the coding sequence ATGGCCCGCAGCGACTTTAAATTCAGCGTCACCAAGCGCGTCCGCTATGCCGAGATCGACGCGCAGGCGGTCGTGTTCAACAGCCGTTACCTCGAATATTTCGATATCGGGATCACCGAATATTGGCGCGCGGCCGGCGTCTACGAGCGCTGGAGCGCGCTCGAAAGCCCCGAATTCCACGTTGCGCGCGCCGAGGTCGATTACAAGGCGCCGATCCTGCTCGACGAGGAGATCGACATTTGCGTCCGCTGCTCGCGCGTCGGCCGCAGCTCGATGACCTTTCTCTTCGAACTGCACGGTGCGGGCCGCGACGACCTGCGTGCGTCGGGGCTCGAGGTCAGCGTCCATGTCGAGGAGGCGCGCGGCGCGACCGCGCCCGTGCCCGATGCATTCGTAAACTTGTTCGAAGCGTTTGAAGGACGCAGCCTTCGCGCCTAA
- a CDS encoding VOC family protein yields the protein MTKYLHTMIRVSDPDATIAFFNLVGLEEVRRFDSEQGRFTLIFLAPPGQAGVAEVELTYNWPPADGSAAEEYTGGRNFGHLAYRVDNIYDTCQRLMDAGVTINRPPRDGHMAFVRSPDGISVELLQDGHLPPQEPWASMPNTGSW from the coding sequence ATGACGAAATATCTCCATACGATGATCCGCGTGTCGGATCCCGATGCCACCATCGCCTTCTTCAACCTCGTCGGGCTAGAGGAAGTGCGCCGTTTCGACAGCGAACAGGGCCGCTTCACGCTGATCTTCCTCGCGCCGCCGGGTCAGGCGGGCGTTGCCGAGGTCGAGTTGACCTATAACTGGCCGCCCGCCGACGGCAGCGCGGCCGAGGAATATACGGGCGGGCGCAATTTCGGGCATCTCGCCTATCGCGTCGACAATATCTACGACACCTGCCAGCGGCTGATGGACGCCGGCGTGACGATCAACCGCCCGCCGCGCGACGGGCATATGGCGTTTGTCCGCTCGCCCGACGGCATTTCGGTCGAACTGCTGCAGGATGGCCATCTGCCGCCGCAGGAGCCCTGGGCATCGATGCCCAACACGGGGAGCTGGTAA
- a CDS encoding VOC family protein — MPGLLINIDVPDVIAGERFYTAALGLTVGRRLGSDIVELTGCDAPIYLIAKPAGTAIGPAGGDFRRYHRHWSPVHLDFTVDNLDSAIARALDAGATQEGETIDLPYGRQATFADPFGHGFCLIEFNAAGYDAIAT; from the coding sequence ATGCCGGGCCTGTTGATCAACATCGACGTGCCCGACGTGATCGCCGGCGAGCGATTTTATACCGCCGCACTCGGCCTGACGGTCGGCCGCCGCCTCGGCAGCGATATCGTCGAACTGACCGGGTGCGACGCGCCAATCTATCTGATCGCCAAGCCCGCCGGGACCGCAATCGGCCCCGCCGGCGGCGATTTCCGGCGTTATCACCGGCACTGGTCGCCCGTGCATCTAGATTTCACGGTCGATAACCTCGATAGCGCCATCGCCCGGGCGCTTGACGCCGGCGCGACGCAGGAAGGCGAGACGATCGACCTGCCCTATGGCCGGCAGGCGACGTTCGCCGATCCGTTCGGGCACGGATTTTGCCTGATCGAATTCAATGCCGCGGGATATGACGCCATCGCCACCTGA
- the gloB gene encoding hydroxyacylglutathione hydrolase, producing the protein MTALDIVRILVLSDNYVWLVHEPGSGATMVVDPAVADPVLAAAAERGWTITDIWNTHWHPDHTGGNAAIKEATGCTITGPAAEYERIPTLDVQVKGGDTVRLGNHSAEVWDVPAHTAGHIAYHFADDRAIFVGDTMFAMGCGRLFEGTAKQMFGNMQRLGALDDATRVYCAHEYTLSNARFAVTVEPDNAELAARLAAVEAARGAGEATVPTSIGEERATNPFLRAASAQELGRIRALKDAA; encoded by the coding sequence ATGACTGCACTCGACATCGTCCGCATTCTGGTCCTCAGCGACAATTATGTCTGGCTGGTCCACGAGCCCGGCAGCGGCGCGACGATGGTCGTCGACCCCGCGGTCGCCGATCCGGTGCTGGCTGCGGCGGCCGAGCGCGGCTGGACGATCACCGACATCTGGAACACCCACTGGCATCCCGATCACACCGGCGGCAATGCCGCGATCAAGGAAGCCACCGGTTGCACGATCACCGGCCCGGCCGCCGAATATGAACGCATCCCGACGCTCGACGTGCAGGTGAAGGGCGGCGACACGGTCCGGCTCGGCAACCACAGCGCCGAGGTATGGGACGTCCCCGCGCATACGGCGGGGCACATCGCCTATCATTTCGCGGACGATCGCGCGATCTTCGTCGGCGACACGATGTTCGCCATGGGTTGTGGCCGGCTCTTCGAGGGGACGGCCAAGCAGATGTTCGGCAATATGCAGCGGCTCGGCGCGCTCGACGACGCGACGCGCGTCTATTGCGCGCACGAATATACGCTGTCGAACGCGCGCTTCGCGGTCACCGTCGAGCCCGACAATGCGGAACTCGCGGCGCGGCTCGCGGCGGTCGAGGCGGCGCGCGGTGCCGGCGAGGCGACGGTGCCGACGAGCATCGGCGAGGAACGCGCGACCAATCCGTTCCTCCGTGCCGCCAGCGCGCAGGAACTCGGCCGCATCCGGGCGTTGAAGGACGCCGCCTAG
- a CDS encoding AMP-dependent synthetase/ligase — translation MKLENPHLDHFPSLVAMFFDRAEKGGDDPFLWHKADRAWQPLSWRQVACQVAALAHNLRELGLKEGDRVVLVSENRPEWCVADLGIMAAGCITVPTYTTNTERDHQHILDNSGAKAVIVSTAKLARVLMPAVMRSEAHIVISMESLRVGQQGEVSVHDWAPLVEGGETYVEETKARGLGVKREDIACIIYTSGTGGAPRGVMQHHGAILHNAAGAAEVLVNDFGIGDEEVFLSFLPLSHAYEHSGGQFLPIMVGAQIYYSEGLEKLVSNIEETRPTIMVVVPRLFEVIRARMIKAVEKQGKLANWMLNQALRVGEKDYERRMGLLDRPVDLLLDRLFRPKIGKRFGGRMKALVSGGAPLNPEIGVFFHSIGLTLLQGYGQTEAGPVISCNRPSAGIKMDTVGPPLMNTEVKIADDGEILVRGELVMKGYWRNPAETERVLVPDPAELDKGAWLHTGDIGHIDDKGRIVITDRKKDLIVNDKGDNVSPQRVEGMLTLQPEILQAMVYGDKRPHLVGILVPDPEWAAEWAEAEGLPKDLKLLREHEKFRAVIRAAVDRVNGQLSVIEKVRKFDFADEAFTIENEQMTPSMKIRRHVLKQVYEDKIAALYKA, via the coding sequence ATGAAGCTGGAAAACCCCCATCTCGACCATTTTCCGAGTCTGGTCGCGATGTTCTTCGACCGCGCCGAAAAGGGCGGCGACGATCCGTTCCTGTGGCACAAGGCCGATCGCGCCTGGCAGCCGCTGAGCTGGCGGCAGGTCGCATGCCAAGTGGCGGCGCTCGCGCATAATCTGCGCGAACTCGGCCTCAAGGAAGGCGACCGGGTGGTGCTGGTGAGCGAGAATCGGCCCGAATGGTGCGTCGCCGACCTTGGCATCATGGCCGCAGGCTGCATCACCGTTCCGACCTATACGACCAACACCGAACGCGACCATCAGCATATCCTCGACAACAGCGGCGCTAAGGCGGTGATCGTGTCGACCGCGAAGCTGGCGCGCGTGTTGATGCCCGCGGTGATGCGGTCCGAAGCGCATATCGTGATCAGCATGGAAAGCCTGCGCGTCGGCCAGCAGGGCGAGGTTTCGGTCCACGACTGGGCGCCGCTGGTCGAGGGCGGCGAGACTTATGTCGAGGAGACCAAGGCGCGCGGGCTCGGCGTCAAGCGCGAGGATATAGCGTGTATCATCTATACCAGCGGCACCGGCGGTGCGCCGCGCGGGGTGATGCAGCATCATGGCGCGATCCTGCACAATGCCGCGGGTGCGGCGGAGGTGCTCGTCAATGATTTCGGGATCGGCGACGAGGAGGTCTTCCTGTCCTTCCTGCCGCTCAGCCACGCCTACGAACATTCGGGCGGCCAATTTCTGCCGATCATGGTCGGGGCGCAAATCTATTATAGCGAGGGGCTCGAAAAGCTCGTCTCGAACATCGAGGAAACGCGCCCGACGATCATGGTCGTGGTGCCGCGGCTGTTCGAGGTGATCCGCGCGCGGATGATCAAGGCGGTCGAAAAACAGGGCAAGCTGGCGAACTGGATGCTGAACCAGGCGCTGCGCGTCGGCGAGAAAGATTATGAGCGGCGCATGGGCCTGCTCGACCGGCCGGTCGACCTGCTGCTCGACCGGCTGTTCCGGCCCAAGATCGGCAAGCGCTTCGGCGGCCGGATGAAGGCGCTGGTGTCGGGCGGTGCGCCGCTCAACCCCGAAATCGGGGTCTTCTTCCACTCGATCGGGCTGACCTTGCTGCAAGGCTATGGGCAGACCGAGGCGGGGCCGGTGATCAGCTGCAACCGCCCGAGCGCGGGGATCAAGATGGACACCGTCGGCCCGCCGCTAATGAACACCGAGGTAAAGATCGCCGACGACGGCGAGATCCTCGTCCGCGGCGAACTCGTCATGAAGGGCTATTGGCGCAATCCGGCGGAGACCGAGCGCGTGCTCGTCCCAGATCCGGCGGAGCTGGACAAAGGCGCCTGGCTGCACACCGGCGATATCGGCCATATCGACGACAAGGGCCGCATCGTCATCACCGACCGCAAGAAGGACCTGATCGTCAACGACAAGGGCGACAATGTCTCGCCGCAGCGGGTCGAGGGCATGCTGACGCTCCAGCCCGAAATCCTGCAGGCGATGGTCTATGGCGACAAGCGCCCGCACCTTGTCGGCATTCTCGTTCCCGATCCCGAATGGGCGGCCGAATGGGCCGAGGCCGAGGGGCTGCCCAAGGATCTGAAGCTGCTCCGCGAGCATGAGAAGTTCCGCGCCGTGATCCGCGCCGCGGTCGACCGCGTCAACGGCCAGCTCTCGGTGATCGAGAAAGTGCGCAAGTTCGACTTTGCCGACGAGGCCTTCACGATCGAGAATGAGCAGATGACGCCGTCGATGAAGATCCGGCGCCATGTGCTGAAGCAGGTCTACGAAGACAAGATCGCGGCCTTGTACAAGGCATAG
- the ggt gene encoding gamma-glutamyltransferase codes for MIKRLLAVISLFIVSLPSLAAAQGVTSSADPRATEAGRAILQQGGTAADAAVAMVAVLTLVEPQSSGIGGGGFLVYHDAKSDGIATIDGRETAPASAKPGRFLGPDGKPRGYADVIPGGLSVGVPGNIRLMEMAHKKWGKLEWKALFQPAIKLAEDGYEVTPALYNWLDRYQALWKNFPAARAIYYVDGKPVPVGTRLKNPAYAALLRDIAARGPDAFYTGANARAISDTVAKSVRNPAVLTAHDLAAYRAKERPAVCTTYRVYKVCGMGPPSSGATTVFGILGMIEGWDMKAMGKDNPMSWHLIAEAMQLAYADRAKYLGDGDFVDVPVKGLLDKAYLTERRQLISPYGAAGHYEAGTPPGAPPRTPSGPVAENGTTHFVAVDRAGNVASMTSTVESIFGSHLNVNGYFLNNELTDFDHSPVQDGAPAANRVEAGKRPLSSMSPTIVYGPDGKVILAVGSAGGKRIIMHVTKTLIGVLDWGLSAEEAIALPNLFFGEKGVLIEDDAAGQAIAAKMQPFGYSFTPTDLGSKLNAAQRVGEVWHGAADPRGPGTSSVDGAPPQG; via the coding sequence ATGATCAAACGACTCCTTGCCGTCATCAGCCTTTTTATCGTTTCGCTTCCCTCGCTCGCCGCGGCGCAGGGCGTTACCTCGTCCGCCGATCCGCGCGCGACCGAGGCCGGACGGGCGATCCTGCAGCAGGGCGGCACGGCGGCCGATGCGGCGGTCGCGATGGTCGCGGTGCTGACGCTCGTCGAACCGCAGTCGAGCGGCATCGGCGGCGGCGGCTTCCTCGTCTATCACGATGCCAAATCGGACGGCATCGCCACGATCGACGGACGCGAGACTGCGCCGGCGTCGGCGAAGCCGGGACGTTTTCTCGGCCCCGACGGCAAGCCGCGCGGTTACGCAGACGTTATCCCCGGCGGCCTTTCGGTCGGGGTTCCCGGCAATATCCGCCTGATGGAAATGGCGCATAAAAAATGGGGCAAGCTCGAATGGAAGGCGCTGTTCCAGCCCGCGATCAAGCTGGCCGAGGACGGCTATGAAGTTACCCCGGCGCTCTACAACTGGCTCGACCGCTATCAGGCGCTGTGGAAGAATTTTCCTGCCGCGCGCGCGATCTATTATGTCGATGGCAAGCCGGTGCCGGTCGGGACGCGGCTGAAGAACCCGGCCTATGCGGCGCTGCTGCGCGATATCGCGGCGCGCGGTCCCGATGCCTTCTACACCGGCGCCAACGCGCGCGCGATCAGCGATACGGTCGCGAAATCGGTGCGCAATCCGGCGGTGCTGACTGCGCACGATCTCGCCGCCTATCGGGCGAAGGAGCGTCCCGCCGTCTGCACCACCTATCGCGTCTACAAGGTCTGCGGCATGGGCCCGCCGTCTTCGGGCGCGACGACCGTCTTCGGCATCCTCGGCATGATCGAGGGCTGGGACATGAAGGCGATGGGCAAGGACAATCCGATGAGCTGGCACCTCATCGCCGAAGCGATGCAGCTCGCCTATGCCGACCGCGCCAAATATCTCGGAGACGGCGATTTCGTCGACGTCCCGGTCAAGGGACTGCTCGACAAGGCCTATCTCACCGAGCGCCGCCAGCTCATCTCGCCCTATGGCGCGGCCGGCCATTATGAGGCGGGGACGCCGCCGGGCGCGCCGCCACGCACGCCGTCGGGTCCGGTCGCCGAGAACGGCACGACGCATTTCGTCGCGGTCGACCGCGCGGGCAATGTCGCATCGATGACCTCGACCGTCGAAAGCATCTTTGGCAGCCATCTCAATGTGAACGGCTATTTCCTCAACAACGAGCTGACCGACTTCGATCACAGCCCGGTGCAGGACGGCGCCCCGGCCGCCAACCGCGTCGAGGCGGGCAAACGTCCGCTGTCGTCGATGTCGCCGACGATCGTCTATGGCCCCGACGGCAAGGTGATCCTTGCGGTTGGCTCGGCGGGCGGCAAGCGGATCATCATGCATGTCACCAAGACGCTGATCGGCGTTCTCGACTGGGGGCTTTCGGCCGAGGAAGCGATCGCACTGCCGAACCTGTTCTTCGGTGAAAAGGGCGTGCTGATCGAGGACGATGCGGCAGGGCAGGCGATCGCGGCGAAGATGCAGCCCTTCGGCTACAGCTTCACCCCGACCGACCTTGGATCGAAGCTAAATGCCGCCCAGCGCGTTGGGGAAGTGTGGCACGGCGCCGCCGACCCGCGCGGTCCCGGCACCTCGTCGGTCGATGGCGCGCCGCCGCAGGGATGA